The genomic window GCGAAAAGCCGTCGGTGATACCGACCGGGGAGATGGGATTCTCTCGAAACGCCATTCTCGCCATGGGCGCGGTTCTGTTGGCCGCCGCCTGCACGGCTTCGACCGCACGGCTCGACAACGCGAAGATGTCGGGTTTCCTCGAAAGCTACGAGGCCCTCGAGCCGGTCGAGCGCGGGTACCTCTACACGAACCCGAATGCGGACTGGTCGTCCTACGGCAAGGTGTTGCTGCCGCCGGTCACGATCTGGCGCTCGGGCGAGAATTCGCTGGACGAGGTTCAAGAGGAGGAGCTGGCGAAGGTCGCGACGCTTCTCGACCGTGCCGTCCGTGACCGCTTGTCCAAGGATTTCCAGATCGTGGACGAGGCCGGACCAGGGGTTCTCCGGTTGTCGCTGGCCATCACAGAGGCGTTGGCCGCGGACGACCAGATCTCCATCATCACCGCTGAAGTGGCGGGCCAGCCGATGCCGGCCGACGATGAGATATCAGACGAGCTCAAGGCGTACGCCGACGTCGCGATGATTGAGATCGAGGCGCGTGACGCCGCGAACCGGCAGCTCCTCGCTGCGGCCGTCGACACGTATATCGCGCCGCCCGGCAAGGAGAAGGGCTCCGCCGATGATTGGGAGGGCGTGGCCGAGGCCTTTACGGCCTGGGCAGACCGGCTCGCCGGCTGGTTTGTGCAAGCGCGGCGGAAGTAGCGCTCAATCGCCGCGGTCCCTTCGTCGGGCTCAGCCGCAGTAGTCGTTGGCCGGGCGCTTCGGTCACGAGCAGCGTGGTCGGGCAGGCCGCGGCGGCAAACATCCAGAGTGTCGACGTGATGACGTCCCCTAAACGGGTCAGTCCCGGCGCTCTAGTCCCCTGCCGGTGATGAGCGGTAGATCGAGTGCCGACAGGGGACCGGTTCTCGCGTTACAGACGGCGGGAATCGCGTTCACGATGCGGGTCGCGGTGAGGATGACCCCGCCGACCGCGTGGTCACCGTGCTCGTCTTCCATGTTGAGCACGCACTCAAGCCGCGGGACGCCCTCGATGAAGATTCGGTAGCCGCCCTTGCCAGTCGCCCACTCGGGCGCAAGGTCATCGTCGAGCCGGGTGACGTGTTCGACGATGAGCGCCGGACGTCCGTTCACGAACCCCTGCACCTCGAACCGCAGTGCGCCCATCGTGCCGGGCTCGACCGTGTGGTCGCCGATCTGGATGGGCTTCGTCGCTTCGCATCGTTCGTGGATCTCCTCGATCTTCTCGAGTTCGACGCCGAGACCCTCGGCGAGGACGCGGATCGTGCCGCCCCATGCGAACGTGAGCGAGCCGGGGATCAGGAGCAACGGTGTGTGGTCCATCGGCTTGCCGAAGCCCATCGTCTCGAACAGCACTTCGGGCTGATCGTAGTTCGCGTAGTTCACGATCTCCTGGATGCGGACCTGGTCCCAGCGCTCCGCGAGCCCGGTGAGGACGAGCGGCAGCGCGTCGTTCGCGAAGCCGGGGTCGATTCCGCTCGTGAGGAAGGAGCTGTTGCCCCGTTCGCACGCGGCTTCGATCTTCGGCGACATCTCGGGGATCGAGCGCGGATGAACGAGCCCGACGATGGAGCTCGAGACGACGTTCTTGCCGGATTCGAGAATGCGGCAGATGTCGGCCAGGGCCTCCATCGGCCGGAGATCGGCCGTGGCCGTGTAGGAGACGCAGTCAGCGTCGGTCGCGAGGATCGCCTCGACATCGTTCGTTGCCGCGATCCCGGTGGTCGGACTGATGCCGGCGAGCTCTCCCGCGTCTCGGCCCGCCTTGCTCTCGCTGTGTACGAGCACTCCGACCAATTCGAGTTCCGGGTGCCCGATGATCGCGCGCAGCGCGTAGCGTCCGACGTTCCCCGTGCTCCATTGAATGACTTTGTATGGCATCCGCAGTCCTCCCAGCGGTGTCTATACGGCCCACTTCGCGCCGCGTCGAGTTTACGGCTCGCGGTGGGGGGATGGGAGCTTCTGCCGATTTCGGCCGGCCCGGGGGGCGAGGGGCTACCTCGGAGTTGCGGGGGAGGCGGCACGTTTGCGCCGGGCGGCGATACCACGCTCGACGGCGGCCTTGATCAGCTTGTCGTTGTCCTTGGAGATTGCGCGGTGTACCCGCCGCTCGAGTAAGAAGCGCAAGATCGGGTTGAAGACGTGGTAGGTCTCGCGAAAGTGCACACGGGTTCGACCGTTGCCGAGGTCTTCGAGCCGGGTCGAGCCGCTTGCTTCGGACCACAGTGGTCTTCCAACCGCGTCGTAGCGCCAGCTCTCGAACGGTTTCACCTCAGTGAGCCACTCCCACGAGCGCGCTTGCCCGCCGGAGAGCAGGTAGCGGGGCACGCGGAACCAGGTGCGTCGGACGAGGCCGTTCCCGTCGGCATCGCCAGGGTGGAGGATTTCGATCTTCACGTCGCCGTGCTCGACGTTGCGACGAGACCAGAAAATGGCCCAGATCTCCTCCGGCGTTGCTTCGATTTCGAACGAGTAGCGGTGATCCTGCATCCGAGTCTCGGGTCCCATCCTGCCAGACCCCGAACCACTGTTCGATAGATCTTGCGGCCGACCGGTTTTTTGGGGTCGGATCGTTGCAATTCGTACGACAGCGGAGGTCGTGATGGCGGAATCGAAGGGGTCGGACGCACAGGGAACGAGTCGCGTGTTGATCGTGGCGCTTGTGTCGGTGGTCGTCTTTCTCGGGTTCGCGCTCGTGATGGTGGCCGTCGGTCGCTCGGGGGAGAGCGGTGTCCCGCCGGCCGTGGAACGCGTGAACGTTCTCGCGTCGCCGACGACGGCGATCTGCCAGAAGTGCCACGCCGCGCAGGTCTAGGAGTTCATTCCGGACTGTCAGCGCAACGCGCTCTTCCACATGGAAGGGCCGGAGATTACCCGCAATGGGAGATCTACTAGGAGTCGAAGCACGGGATCTCGTACGCGACGCAGGGCATGAGTGGTACTGAGACGCGAAGCCCGGGACGCTCACCGTTCTCGATTTCCGTGCGCCGACGTGCGCCGTCTTTCATCTCAGCGGCTTCGGCTCGAGTGCGACGACGCATGACGTCGGTGATCGGCTCACCTGCACTACTCGGACGTCTGGCTCTTCGTCCCGGTCGGCGTCGGGATCTTCGCGACTGCGGCCGCCGCAACGCTTGGCGCGCTCGAGCGGCCGACGAGATCGGACTACGGGTGGTCCGCCGCGGCGATGGTCGCAATGCTCTTGGTCGGTCCGTTGGGAAGCCTGCTGCATCTAGGGGGCAGCGTGGGTCCGGCGGGCGAACTGGTGGAGGAACGCCTCCTGCGGGGGGCGCCTCTCATGGCCCCGCTCCTCTTCAGCAACGTCGGGTTCCTGGGGCTCATCGCTCTGATGGATCCGGAGGAGTGAAGAACGCTATGCCATGGGGATGGAAGACAGAATCCAGGCTCTGGAGGCTCGCCTTCTGGCGCTCGAAGACGCCGAGGCCATCCGCCAACTGAAGGCGCGCTACGGTGAGCTCGTAGATTCTCGTTTCGGGGACGAGGGCTTGCTCGAAGCCGACCGCGTGGCGGGCATCGCAGACGAGATCGCCGCGCTGTTCACTGTCGATGCCGTTTGGGACGGAGCCGCACTGGGAATGAGCCGCGGCCGGGAGGAGATTCGTACCCGTTTCCTCGAGTCGACGTTGACGTTCAGCTGGCACTTCTTCGTAAAGCCTCAGATCGAGGTCGCCGGTGACACGGCGACCGGCCGCTGGGACATTCTCTCTCCCTGTACGATGCCCGGCGATCGTCCCTTCTGGATGGTGGGTGTGGAAGACGACCGCTATGAGCGTGAAGATGGCGTTTGGAAGCACCAGTCGATGAGCCTCCGCGTGGTGTTCATGTCTCCGTACGATCGCGGGTGGGCGAAGAACGCAAAGGCGGCGCGCTCGTGAAGATCGGCATCACCATTCACGCGACGGACCAGACGATGAATCCGGTGGCTCTCGCCCGCGAGGCGGAGGCGCGCGGCTTCTACTCGTTCTACATCCCCGAGCACACTCACATCCCGACGAGTCGCCGGACACCAGCGCCGACGGGTGAAGAGGTCTTGAGCGAGGAGTACAAGCGGAGCCTCGATCCCTACGTCGCGCTGGGCGCGGCATCTTCGGTGACCGAGAACATTTTCCTCGGTGTCGGTATCGGGCTCGTCGCACAGCACGACCCGATCACGTTCGCCAAGGAGATAGCCACGCTGGATCACCTGTCCGGAGGGCGGTTCGTCTTCGGCATCGGGTACGGCTGGAACCACGAAGAGATGGAGAACCACGGGATCGACGTGAAGCGGCGCCGCGCTCTCGTGCGTGAAAACATGCTCGCGATGGAGGCTCTGTGGAAGGACGAAGTTGCGAGCTTCTCCGGCGAGTACGTCTCGTTCGAGCCAAGTTGGCAGTGGCCGAAGCCGATTCAACGGCCCCGTCCTCGGGTTCTCATCGGCGGCGGCGCCGGGCCGAGGCTGTTCTCGCACATTGCGGAGTTCGCTGATGGCTGGTTGCCGATCGGAGGCGCCGGCATCAGGAAGTCCCTGGAGGAGCTGCATCGCGCGGTCGAGGAGCGGGGGCGCGATCCGAAGGACTTGCACGTCGTGCCGATGGGCGTTTTGCCAAAGCCGGGGAAGCTCGACTACTATCGGGAATCCGGCTGCACCGAGTGTGTGCTTCGACTTCCGGCCGGCGCGCGGGACGAGGTTCTGCCCGTCCTCGATGAGTACGCCGAGCTTCTCTGAACTTTGCGGGGCGGCCGTCGATAGGGGGGTGTCGAAGTGTGTGGTACTCGCAGAGCTCCGGCCTGGTGTACCCTAGAGGCAGCCCGCGCCAGCTCGACCGCGGCGACTCGGGCTCCCGGGCCGCCTCGGAGCGCTCACTTCCAGAATGTGCGCCAGCTCTCCCAGCTCTGCGGGATCGTCCCCATCCCGACCTGGTTCTTCGGCCACTCGGCCGGGGGGAGGGGCAGCGGGTTGGCGCCGACGTCGCTGCCGTACCAAAGCAGGTGGCGGCGCCGAACGAAGAGCCATCGCCGGTCGCGTCGCTCGTACGTGTCCCGGTACTGAATGGCCTGGTGGATCCATTGCTCGCCGAGCTGCGTCTCGTTCTTGCAGTAGACGACACCGGTCGCGTGGTCGTCGTCCTGGAAGTCGATCAGGTGGTTCCCGACGAACAGGATGGTGATGCCGACTTCGCGCAGTTGTGACTCGAAGTTCGCGCGTAAGGCCTCGTGCCCGAACACGTCTCGTCCGACCTGGACGTCGTCGACGAAGAGTCCGACGAGAGTGTCGATGTCGCGGCTATCGATCGCGAGCGCGTAACGATAGGCGAGTTGGCGAATGTCGTCCCGTGCGAGGAGCCGGCCCAGATCGTCCATGGGAATGGCGATAGCGGCCACGGTGGGACGCGATCAAGCGGCGCGGGGCGGATAGTCGGCAGCGGTGACCGGGTTCGCTCCCTGGTAGTCGGTCCAGGCTTCGCGCTCGAAGTCGTACAACTTGCAGTGCTTCGTGGAGTCGAAGTACTCGCGGAAGCGGTACGGATAGGACTGACTCACGTCGGAATCGGCCTTGTTCAGAGCCTTTGCCGCGTCGGGGAGGTTGTAGAACGGGATCCGCGGGTCGACGTGGTGCGGCACGTGCACGAAGATATTGTGCCAGAAGAAGTTCAGCCAAAGCGGCATGACGTAGTTGCAGGTCGTCTCGACCTGGCCAGCGTACTTCCGCCAGCGACGCCGGGTGTGCCAGGGCATCTGCGGAGAGATGTGCTGGATGTAGACGGCCCAGCCGATCAGCGCGTTCCACATGAACCAGGGAACGAACAGGACCTTCGTCCAGGTCCACAAAGCGCCACCGATCGTGCCGGTCTGCGCCCAGCCGAACCAACCGACGGCGACGGACATCACCACCAGGAAGGTCGTGACGGCGATGCGGTCGCGCAGGAACGCACGCTCCATCTTGTCCGGCGGTGGCATGTTTACGAGCCGATTCCACCAGATCTCGCGTGTGTAGTAGGTGCCAGCGCCGAAGAGGGACCAGTCCATGCGGTGCCGCAGCTTCTCCCAGCGCGATAGCTTCTGGTACTCCTCCAGCGTGACGGGATGCCAGACGAAGTCGAGCCCCTCACAACCGGGGAATGCGTGGTGCACGCGGTTGTGCCCGTAAGCCCACACCGAAAACGTGTGCAGGCTCGGCAGCATCGCGAGCTGGCCCACGAAGTAGTTCAGGCGAGGGCTCTTGAACAGCGAGCCGTGGGCCGCGTCGTGCCCGATGACGAAGAGCGCCGCAATCGCGAGCGAGGTCAGGAACCAACCGGCGAGGACCAGCGACACGGAGCTGCTGGCGAGGAGCAGGCCGGTTCCGAGCGCGTAAACCGTGAGATCGCGGCCGAGGTAGAGAAGTCCCTTCCAGGTGGGGTTCTCGTAACACGCCTTCGGGATCGAGCGGGCGAGGGCCCGGATCGTCCGGCGCTTTTCTTGGCTGACGCCATTGGTGACCATGGGCGGCGTGGCGTCGCTAAGGACAGGCGTCTCGAGGGTCTCTAGGTTCATCTGCGTCATAATGGGCGTGCGGCGGGTGGAGGGGCGCAGCAGTAACGGCGGGCCCGCGCTCCGAAAGCCAGGTTCTTTAAGTACCACGCCGGCGCCAGGCCTGCCATCGGGTTTTGGGCCCGTAGCGGCGGCTCAGTTAGGCCGCCCGACGATGTAAGCCTGGATTTCCTTGATTTCTTCCTCCGTCAGAATTCCCCCGAATGCGGGCATTCCCACGCCGGGCATGCCCTTCTGCACGATCGCGACGAAGGCATTCTTCATGTCGGGTGCGGAGTGGCGCAGGTCCACGAGAGCCCCGCCGCTGATCGCCGTTACGCCGTGACAGCGAGCGCACCAGCGGTGGTAGAGGTCCTCCTTCTTGGCCACGGTGCCGTCGCGGCTCGCCATGATCTCTTCGATCACAGCAGACGTGATGGCCTGATCCGACAGGGCGAAGGTGTGGACGACCCCCTCGGCGGGGGTGTTCCCGGCCTGTTGGGCGGCGTCGCCGCCCACCAGACCAAAGGCACCCCCCCAGCCTGCGACGATCGTCACGTACTGGACCCCGTCGACCGCGTAGCTGACCGGCGCGGCGATGATCCCGTTGCCGGCGTGGAACTCCCACAGCTTTCGGCCGTCGGTTGCGTTCAGTGCGATGAAGCGGCCGTCCGCGGTTCCTTGGAAGACGAGGTTGCCACCGGTGGTTAGAGTGCCGCCGTTCCACGGCATCGCGTAGGGATGGCGCCAAGCCTCTTCCTGCTTCACGGGATCCCAGGCAAGGAGATGGCCCCCGACGATCTCGCGGACGAGTGTGGCGAAAACAGCGAGGTCGGTCTCCGTGTTGAAGTGCTCGTCGGTGAGGAGCTCTTTGGGGTTGAAGCGATACGCGCCGACCACCTCTTGGGCGGGAATGTAGACGAGGCCGGTATTGGGATTGAATGACATCGGCTGCCAGTTGTGGCCGCCGAACGGCGTCGGCTTCACCATCGCGATCGCGTTGTCGTAGTTCGCGGTTCCGGTTTCGTGGGGGCGGCCGGTCTTCGGATCGACGCCGTCGGACCACGTCACCTCGACGTAGGGTTTCGCGGAAAGGAACTCGCCGGTGACGCGGTCGATCACCCAGAAGTAGCCGTTCTTCGGCGCCTGCATGAGGACCTTGCGGGTCTTCCCATCGATCTCGAGGTCGGCGAGGATCATGTGCTGGGTTGCCGTGAAGTCCCAGTTGTCGCCCGGGGTGGTCTGGAAGTGCCACTTCAACTCCCCGGTGTCGGGATCCAGGGCGAGGATCGAGGAGAGGTAGAGGTTGTCGCCGCCGCCGGGGCTGCGGTGGACGCGGCTCCACGGTGAGCCGTTGCCCGTGCCGACGTAGAGCAGGTTCAGGTCGGGATCGAAGGCCATCGAGTCCCAGGCCGTGCCTCCGCCGCCGATCTTCCACCATTCGCCGCCCGACCAGGTCTTCGCGGCTTCCTCGAGAGCCTTGGATTCGAAGCCGTCCGCCGGATTGCCCGGGACGGTGTACGTCCGCCAGGCGAGCTTCCCGTCCTTCGTGTCGTAGGCCGAGACGTACCCGCGCACGCCGAACTCGGCACCGCCGTTCCCGATGATGACTCGGCCGTTCACGACCCGCGGGGCACCGGTGATCGTGTACGGCTTCGACTGGTCTACGGTGACGACCTTCCAAACCGGCTTCCCGGTCTTGGCGTCGATGGCGATCAGCCGGCCGTCGAGCGTTCCGACGAAGACCTTGCCGTCGTAGACGGCGACGCCACGGTTCACCACGTCGCAGCACGCCTTTGCGCCGACGGCCTTCGGAACCTCGGGATCGAACCGCCAGAGTTCCTTGCCAGTCTTGGCGTCGAGCGCGAACACGACGCTCCAGGCGCCCGTCGCGTACATCACGCCGTCGATGACGATCGGGGTGGCTTCGTGGCCACGCTTCTGACCCGTCTTGTAGCTCCAGACGCGGACGAGACGGTTGATGCTCTCGGGGGTGACCTGATCGAGCGGACTGAAGCGCTGCTCGGCGTAGTCGCGGCCGTGCGTCATCCAGTTCTGCGGCTCGGCGTCCGCGTTTCGGATACGCGCATCGTCGACGGAGGCGGCGCCTCCCCCAGCTGCGTGCACCGAGAGAGGGACGAGCAAGAGGGCGATCAGCAGCAGGCGACGACGCATCGGGTTCATACTCCTCGTTTGGTGTACTCGTAGTTCTTGCGGAGTTCGTGCTTCAGGATCTTTCCAGTCGCGTTTCGCGGGATCTGATCGACGATCTCGATCTGCTCCGGGATCTTCTGGACCATGAGGCCCTTTTCTTTCAGAAATGCGGCCATCTCGTCCATCGAGACCGGCTGCCCGGCATCGGTGAGGGAAAGAACCGCGCAGGCGCGTTCGCCGGTGTCGGGATCGGGGAGCCCGACGACGGCGACGTCCTGGATCTTGTCGTGGGTGTAGAGAAGGTCCTCGACCTCCTTGGCGCTGATGTTCTCACCCTTGCGGATGATGACGTCCTTTAGTCGACCGGTGATGACGGCGTACCCGTCCCGGTCGAGGTATCCGAGGTCTCCGGTGCGGAAGTAGCCGTTCGCGTCGAACGCGGCTTCGTTCAGCGCTTCGTCGAGGTAGCCCTTGCAGAGCTGTGGGGCCTTCACCCGGAACTCACCCTCTTGGGTCGGCCCGGCGACGGACTCGTCGCTCGTAACAACGCGCAGATCGACCTCTGCGGGGCAGGGGCGGCCTTCGGTGTGGGCGAGCTTGTCGTCGGGGTCGTGCACCGAGTTCATGACCAGGATCGGACACTCGGTCATGCCGTAGCCGGAGACGATTCCGGCGCCGCCCATCTCCTTCTTCAGGTCGAAGTGGAGCTGCGGCGGCTTCGGCGCGCCGCCGCCCGGGAAGCTGCGCACGCTCGGGAAGAGTGGCGCCTCGTCACCGGCTTCGCGCCGCTTTCGTTGCGTTGCGAGATACGCCTGGTGAAAGGCCGTGCCGGCCGTGGCCTGTGTCACGTCGTTCTTCGCGAGGACGTCGACGGTCGTTGCGGGATCAAAGACAGGCACCACGATGAATGAGCACCCAGACATCAGCCCGGAGTAGACCCACACGACACCACCGACGTGCGTGAACGGGAAGACCATCGCGACGCGATCGTCCGAGGCGAGATCGAGGACGCCACTCATGCCCCGCGCGGCGGCGAGGAGGGTCATGTCGGTG from Candidatus Binatia bacterium includes these protein-coding regions:
- a CDS encoding LLM class F420-dependent oxidoreductase, whose protein sequence is MKIGITIHATDQTMNPVALAREAEARGFYSFYIPEHTHIPTSRRTPAPTGEEVLSEEYKRSLDPYVALGAASSVTENIFLGVGIGLVAQHDPITFAKEIATLDHLSGGRFVFGIGYGWNHEEMENHGIDVKRRRALVRENMLAMEALWKDEVASFSGEYVSFEPSWQWPKPIQRPRPRVLIGGGAGPRLFSHIAEFADGWLPIGGAGIRKSLEELHRAVEERGRDPKDLHVVPMGVLPKPGKLDYYRESGCTECVLRLPAGARDEVLPVLDEYAELL
- a CDS encoding SRPBCC family protein yields the protein MGPETRMQDHRYSFEIEATPEEIWAIFWSRRNVEHGDVKIEILHPGDADGNGLVRRTWFRVPRYLLSGGQARSWEWLTEVKPFESWRYDAVGRPLWSEASGSTRLEDLGNGRTRVHFRETYHVFNPILRFLLERRVHRAISKDNDKLIKAAVERGIAARRKRAASPATPR
- a CDS encoding AMP-binding protein, encoding MQNDSTPYLQAGGFWALIEARAAATPNALFTVDENDRRATFKEYRDAAERCAAGLQAQGVGTDSMVSWMLPTNWESLVLVAALSRLGATQNPILPIYRHKEVGFITKQAKSSLLVVPGPWRGFDYPGMAAEIAADRDGLEVMVVTDSIPDGDPATLQPPPAEVDDGGAPIRWLFYSSGTTADPKGARHTDMTLLAAARGMSGVLDLASDDRVAMVFPFTHVGGVVWVYSGLMSGCSFIVVPVFDPATTVDVLAKNDVTQATAGTAFHQAYLATQRKRREAGDEAPLFPSVRSFPGGGAPKPPQLHFDLKKEMGGAGIVSGYGMTECPILVMNSVHDPDDKLAHTEGRPCPAEVDLRVVTSDESVAGPTQEGEFRVKAPQLCKGYLDEALNEAAFDANGYFRTGDLGYLDRDGYAVITGRLKDVIIRKGENISAKEVEDLLYTHDKIQDVAVVGLPDPDTGERACAVLSLTDAGQPVSMDEMAAFLKEKGLMVQKIPEQIEIVDQIPRNATGKILKHELRKNYEYTKRGV
- a CDS encoding PQQ-dependent dehydrogenase, methanol/ethanol family, translated to MRRRLLLIALLLVPLSVHAAGGGAASVDDARIRNADAEPQNWMTHGRDYAEQRFSPLDQVTPESINRLVRVWSYKTGQKRGHEATPIVIDGVMYATGAWSVVFALDAKTGKELWRFDPEVPKAVGAKACCDVVNRGVAVYDGKVFVGTLDGRLIAIDAKTGKPVWKVVTVDQSKPYTITGAPRVVNGRVIIGNGGAEFGVRGYVSAYDTKDGKLAWRTYTVPGNPADGFESKALEEAAKTWSGGEWWKIGGGGTAWDSMAFDPDLNLLYVGTGNGSPWSRVHRSPGGGDNLYLSSILALDPDTGELKWHFQTTPGDNWDFTATQHMILADLEIDGKTRKVLMQAPKNGYFWVIDRVTGEFLSAKPYVEVTWSDGVDPKTGRPHETGTANYDNAIAMVKPTPFGGHNWQPMSFNPNTGLVYIPAQEVVGAYRFNPKELLTDEHFNTETDLAVFATLVREIVGGHLLAWDPVKQEEAWRHPYAMPWNGGTLTTGGNLVFQGTADGRFIALNATDGRKLWEFHAGNGIIAAPVSYAVDGVQYVTIVAGWGGAFGLVGGDAAQQAGNTPAEGVVHTFALSDQAITSAVIEEIMASRDGTVAKKEDLYHRWCARCHGVTAISGGALVDLRHSAPDMKNAFVAIVQKGMPGVGMPAFGGILTEEEIKEIQAYIVGRPN
- a CDS encoding nuclear transport factor 2 family protein, whose protein sequence is MEDRIQALEARLLALEDAEAIRQLKARYGELVDSRFGDEGLLEADRVAGIADEIAALFTVDAVWDGAALGMSRGREEIRTRFLESTLTFSWHFFVKPQIEVAGDTATGRWDILSPCTMPGDRPFWMVGVEDDRYEREDGVWKHQSMSLRVVFMSPYDRGWAKNAKAARS
- a CDS encoding diacylglycerol kinase, coding for MPYKVIQWSTGNVGRYALRAIIGHPELELVGVLVHSESKAGRDAGELAGISPTTGIAATNDVEAILATDADCVSYTATADLRPMEALADICRILESGKNVVSSSIVGLVHPRSIPEMSPKIEAACERGNSSFLTSGIDPGFANDALPLVLTGLAERWDQVRIQEIVNYANYDQPEVLFETMGFGKPMDHTPLLLIPGSLTFAWGGTIRVLAEGLGVELEKIEEIHERCEATKPIQIGDHTVEPGTMGALRFEVQGFVNGRPALIVEHVTRLDDDLAPEWATGKGGYRIFIEGVPRLECVLNMEDEHGDHAVGGVILTATRIVNAIPAVCNARTGPLSALDLPLITGRGLERRD
- a CDS encoding DUF3313 domain-containing protein; translated protein: MGFSRNAILAMGAVLLAAACTASTARLDNAKMSGFLESYEALEPVERGYLYTNPNADWSSYGKVLLPPVTIWRSGENSLDEVQEEELAKVATLLDRAVRDRLSKDFQIVDEAGPGVLRLSLAITEALAADDQISIITAEVAGQPMPADDEISDELKAYADVAMIEIEARDAANRQLLAAAVDTYIAPPGKEKGSADDWEGVAEAFTAWADRLAGWFVQARRK
- a CDS encoding nuclear transport factor 2 family protein: MDDLGRLLARDDIRQLAYRYALAIDSRDIDTLVGLFVDDVQVGRDVFGHEALRANFESQLREVGITILFVGNHLIDFQDDDHATGVVYCKNETQLGEQWIHQAIQYRDTYERRDRRWLFVRRRHLLWYGSDVGANPLPLPPAEWPKNQVGMGTIPQSWESWRTFWK
- a CDS encoding fatty acid desaturase: MNLETLETPVLSDATPPMVTNGVSQEKRRTIRALARSIPKACYENPTWKGLLYLGRDLTVYALGTGLLLASSSVSLVLAGWFLTSLAIAALFVIGHDAAHGSLFKSPRLNYFVGQLAMLPSLHTFSVWAYGHNRVHHAFPGCEGLDFVWHPVTLEEYQKLSRWEKLRHRMDWSLFGAGTYYTREIWWNRLVNMPPPDKMERAFLRDRIAVTTFLVVMSVAVGWFGWAQTGTIGGALWTWTKVLFVPWFMWNALIGWAVYIQHISPQMPWHTRRRWRKYAGQVETTCNYVMPLWLNFFWHNIFVHVPHHVDPRIPFYNLPDAAKALNKADSDVSQSYPYRFREYFDSTKHCKLYDFEREAWTDYQGANPVTAADYPPRAA